The Triticum aestivum cultivar Chinese Spring chromosome 3A, IWGSC CS RefSeq v2.1, whole genome shotgun sequence genome includes a region encoding these proteins:
- the LOC123060501 gene encoding tRNA (guanine(10)-N2)-methyltransferase homolog: protein MWYLCVFYHRLLDYRRPEVQSLAELFGGPGGGAAVEWRMPENHHEDSPFHLVRLPGDERLAAQIANRSLLVKGIYELWGQGATYDELEKAIRAYPDERKLPYLTPESSFKIIVDSFGKAVSFEEQNAIIKRFTYIPFEGRVNLKKPDHKFFVLETDDYGPQNGLPPVAQKTVFFGRLVGAADRHVVPTYELKSRKYIGPTAMDCEMAFLMANQGLAQPGKLVYDPFVGTGSILVAAAHFGAMTMGADIDIRVVRDGRGPDCNIWSNFEQYKLPEPLCVLRADNNLPPWRPGLKEIFDAIICDPPYGVRAGGRKSGGRKLLKGIIPPYIVPDDKRENHIPSTAPYSLAECVHDLLLLAARMLVIGGRLVFFYPVLREDDVADVAKFPEHPCFKLFSSCEQILSLRYSRVLLTMVKVGPYTDEVERIGEERHQEFREKHQKWMEEGNLHSAVFSPAEHDGKPKFDKDSKPKYRGKYV, encoded by the exons ATGTGGTACCTTTGCGTCTTCTACCACAGGCTCCTCGACTACCGGCGGCCGGAGGTGCAGTCGCTCGCCGAGCTCTTCGGCGGCCCCGGCGGCGGGGCCGCTGTAGAGTGGCGTATGCCCGAGAATCACCACGAAGACTCCCCCTTCCACCTCGTCCGCCTCCCCGGCGACGAGCGTCTTGCCGCGCAGATCGCCAACCGCA GCCTGCTCGTGAAGGGGATCTATGAGCTGTGGGGGCAGGGTGCCACCTACGACGAACTGGAGAAGGCGATACGGGCGTACCCGGACGAAAGGAAGCTGCCGTACCTGACGCCGGAAAGCTCGTTCAAGATTATCGTCGACAGCTTCGGCAAGGCGGTCAGCTTCGAAGAACAGAATGCGATTATAAAGAGGTTCACCTACATTCCATTCGAG GGCCGTGTTAATTTGAAGAAGCCCGATCACAAGTTCTTTGTCTTGGAGACTGATGATTATGGGCCACAAAATGGCCTGCCACCAGTTGCTCAGAAGACGGTATTCTTTGGCCGGCTGGTTGGAGCAGCAGATAGGCATGTAGTGCCGACATATGAGTTGAAGAGCAGGAAGTACATTGGCCCAACTGCGATGGATTGTGAAATGGCCTTTCTCATGGCCAACCAAGGGCTCGCACAGCCTGGGAAACTTGTGTATGACCCTTTTGTTGGCACCGGGAGCATTTTAGTGGCTGCTGCACATTTTGGAGCCATGACTATG GGTGCAGATATTGATATAAGAGTTGTGCGGGATGGTCGTGGCCCCGATTGCAATATTTGGAGCAACTTTGAGCAG TACAAGTTGCCAGAGCCTTTGTGTGTGCTACGAGCAGATAACAACCTGCCACCTTGGCGTCCAGGATTGAAGGAG ATATTTGATGCAATCATTTGCGACCCCCCATATGGTGTCCGAGCTGGTGGGCGAAAGTCGGGCGGTCGGAAGCTCCTAAAAGGCATCATCCCTCCGTACATAGTTCCGGACGACAAGAGAGAGAACCATATTCCATCAACCGCGCCATACAGTCTTGCAGAATGCGTTCACGACCTTCTCCTCCTTGCAGCGAGAATGCTGGTGATTGGTGGCAGGCTCGTCTTCTTCTATCCTGTCTTGCGGGAGGATGATGTTGCCGACGTGGCAAAATTCCCGGAGCACCCCTGCTTCAAGCTGTTCTCCTCCTGCGAGCAGATCCTAAGCCTGCGGTACAGCCGGGTTCTGCTGACGATGGTGAAGGTCGGCCCCTACACAGACGAGGTCGAGAGGATCGGCGAGGAGCGGCACCAGGAGTTCAGGGAGAAGCACCAGAAATGGATGGAGGAGGGCAACCTGCACTCTGCCGTGTTCAGCCCCGCGGAGCATGATGGGAAGCCCAAATTTGATAAAGATTCCAAGCCGAAGTACAGGGGCAAGTACGTGTAG